The following coding sequences are from one Halorubrum sp. BOL3-1 window:
- a CDS encoding SRPBCC family protein, which produces MSDDPFAASDAVVVAADPETVFAFLDEPANHAAITPGLADVRDIESLANGGKRLSYTYRIAGVGIDGEIVQTVHDPPARHAFELRGRLSGTIDLRLGPVDSGTELTYAATYDLPENALARVGAPVVRRFNERQLRAALESVAARFDGSE; this is translated from the coding sequence ATGAGCGACGACCCGTTCGCCGCGAGCGACGCGGTCGTCGTCGCGGCCGACCCCGAAACCGTGTTCGCGTTCCTCGACGAGCCGGCGAACCACGCGGCGATCACCCCCGGACTCGCGGACGTGAGGGACATCGAATCGCTGGCGAACGGCGGGAAGCGCCTCTCGTACACCTACCGGATAGCGGGTGTCGGAATCGACGGCGAGATCGTCCAGACCGTCCACGACCCGCCAGCGCGCCACGCCTTCGAACTCCGGGGACGGCTCTCCGGGACCATCGACCTCCGGCTCGGACCCGTCGACAGCGGGACGGAGCTGACGTACGCCGCGACGTACGATCTGCCGGAGAACGCGCTCGCGAGGGTCGGAGCGCCCGTGGTTCGCCGGTTCAACGAGCGACAACTCCGGGCGGCGCTGGAGAGCGTCGCGGCGCGGTTCGACGGAAGCGAGTGA
- a CDS encoding transcription initiation factor IIB family protein: protein MSERVHTRGSRSRTETNEEASEETDETLSCPECDGNVINDEEHGETVCSDCGLVVEADSVDRGPEWRAFDSREKDEKSRVGAPTTNTMHDKGLSTNIDWRDKDAYGRSLGARQRQKMQRLRKWNERFRTRDSKERNLKQALGEIDRMASAQGLPDNVRETASVIYRRALDEDLLPGRSIEGVSTSCVYAAARMAGVPRSLDEIADVSRVEKAEIARTYRYVVRELKLEVKPADPEQYVPRFASDLELSEESEMRAKSLLRNAKEKGVHSGKSPVGLAAAAVYAAALLTNEKTTQAAVSEVADISEVTIRNRYHELLEAEDGLVA, encoded by the coding sequence ATGAGTGAACGAGTACACACACGGGGGAGTCGCTCCCGAACGGAGACGAACGAGGAAGCATCGGAAGAGACCGACGAGACGCTGAGCTGTCCGGAGTGCGACGGCAACGTCATCAACGACGAGGAACACGGCGAGACGGTCTGTAGCGACTGCGGGCTCGTCGTCGAGGCGGACTCGGTCGACCGCGGGCCGGAGTGGCGCGCGTTCGACTCCCGCGAGAAGGACGAGAAGAGCCGCGTCGGCGCCCCGACGACGAACACGATGCACGACAAGGGGCTGTCGACGAACATCGACTGGCGCGACAAGGACGCCTACGGGCGGTCGCTCGGCGCGCGCCAGCGCCAGAAGATGCAGCGGCTCCGCAAGTGGAACGAGCGGTTCCGCACCCGCGACTCCAAGGAGCGCAACCTCAAGCAGGCGCTCGGTGAGATCGACCGAATGGCCTCCGCACAGGGCCTGCCGGACAACGTCCGCGAGACCGCGTCGGTCATCTACCGCCGCGCGCTCGACGAGGACCTCCTGCCCGGTCGCTCCATCGAGGGTGTCTCCACCTCCTGCGTGTACGCCGCCGCGCGGATGGCCGGCGTCCCCCGGAGTCTCGACGAGATCGCCGACGTCTCCCGGGTCGAGAAGGCGGAGATCGCCCGAACGTACCGCTACGTCGTCCGCGAGCTGAAGCTCGAAGTGAAGCCCGCCGACCCCGAGCAGTACGTCCCGCGGTTCGCCTCCGACCTCGAACTGAGCGAGGAGTCGGAGATGCGCGCGAAGAGCCTCCTGCGCAACGCCAAGGAGAAGGGCGTCCACTCGGGCAAATCTCCCGTCGGTCTCGCCGCGGCCGCCGTCTACGCCGCCGCGCTGCTCACCAACGAGAAGACGACGCAGGCCGCGGTCTCGGAGGTCGCGGACATCTCCGAGGTCACCATCCGGAACCGGTACCACGAGCTGCTCGAAGCCGAGGACGGCCTCGTCGCGTAA
- a CDS encoding DUF84 family protein encodes MTTLRIGVGSGNPVKRRAVELSLGSAADADLPRDPTGVAIESVPVDSGVSEQPTGHAETVAGAENRAAAVLEADTGYDLGVGIEGGVARFDGADGRYLIMWAAATDGDRVGRAAGPSLPLPADVAARIDDGEELGPVMDDRLGTDGVAKRGGAAGALTDGRVERAEALAAAVSGALGPFVSESY; translated from the coding sequence ATGACGACCCTGCGAATCGGCGTCGGTAGCGGCAACCCGGTGAAGCGGCGCGCGGTCGAACTGTCGCTCGGCTCCGCGGCGGACGCGGACCTTCCCCGCGACCCGACGGGCGTCGCGATCGAATCGGTCCCCGTCGACTCCGGCGTGAGCGAACAGCCGACGGGCCACGCGGAGACGGTTGCGGGCGCCGAGAACCGCGCCGCGGCGGTCCTCGAAGCCGACACCGGCTACGACCTCGGCGTCGGCATTGAGGGCGGCGTCGCACGGTTCGACGGCGCCGACGGCCGCTACCTGATCATGTGGGCGGCGGCGACGGACGGCGACCGCGTCGGTCGCGCCGCCGGGCCGAGCCTCCCGCTCCCGGCGGACGTCGCCGCTCGAATCGACGACGGGGAGGAGCTCGGTCCCGTGATGGACGACCGCCTCGGCACCGACGGGGTCGCGAAGCGCGGCGGCGCGGCCGGCGCGCTCACCGACGGTCGCGTCGAACGCGCCGAGGCGCTCGCGGCCGCGGTGAGCGGCGCGCTCGGGCCGTTCGTCTCGGAGTCGTACTGA
- a CDS encoding SPFH domain-containing protein encodes MDPTPLQSGLGFGLVSVGLLALLLVVVTLWQSFEIVDAYEKKTLTVFGEYRKLLEPGINLIPPFVSRAYAFDMRTQTLDVPRQEAITRDNSPVTADAVVYIKVMDAKKAFLEVDNYKKAVSNLAQTTLRAILGDMELDDTLNKRQEINAKIRRELDEPTDEWGIRVESVEVREVNPSKDVQQAMEQQTSAERRRRAMILEAQGERRSAVEQAEGDKQSNIIRAQGEKQSQILEAQGDAISTVLRARSAESMGERAIIERGMETLEEIGKGESTTFVLPQELTSLVGRYGKALSGSDVQEMEGLDGKEFDDDTRKMLGLDDIDEILGQIEESAEMDVEELEKEAEAVKAGDAGASIKSADEVIEEMDDEEAAAEMEKEE; translated from the coding sequence ATGGATCCGACTCCCCTCCAGTCCGGCCTCGGCTTCGGTCTCGTGAGCGTCGGCCTGCTCGCGCTGCTCCTCGTGGTCGTCACTCTCTGGCAGTCGTTCGAGATCGTCGACGCCTACGAAAAGAAGACGCTCACCGTCTTCGGTGAGTACCGCAAGCTGCTTGAACCGGGTATCAACCTCATCCCGCCGTTCGTCTCGCGGGCGTACGCGTTCGACATGCGGACCCAGACGCTGGACGTGCCCCGCCAGGAAGCGATCACGCGAGACAACTCCCCGGTGACGGCGGACGCGGTCGTCTACATCAAGGTGATGGACGCCAAGAAGGCTTTCTTAGAGGTCGACAATTACAAGAAGGCCGTCTCGAACCTCGCGCAGACCACGCTCCGGGCCATCCTCGGAGACATGGAGCTCGACGACACGCTGAACAAGCGCCAGGAGATCAACGCGAAGATCCGTCGCGAACTCGACGAGCCGACCGACGAGTGGGGGATCCGCGTCGAGAGCGTCGAGGTCCGGGAGGTCAACCCCTCGAAGGACGTCCAGCAGGCGATGGAACAGCAGACCTCCGCCGAGCGCCGCCGGCGCGCGATGATCCTCGAAGCGCAGGGGGAACGCCGCTCCGCGGTCGAGCAGGCGGAGGGTGACAAGCAGTCGAACATCATCCGCGCGCAGGGCGAAAAGCAGTCCCAGATCCTCGAAGCGCAGGGGGACGCGATCTCGACGGTCCTCCGCGCCCGCTCGGCCGAGTCGATGGGCGAACGCGCCATCATCGAGCGCGGTATGGAGACCTTAGAAGAGATCGGGAAAGGCGAGTCCACCACCTTCGTCCTCCCCCAGGAGCTGACGAGTCTGGTCGGCCGCTACGGCAAGGCGCTCTCCGGCTCCGACGTTCAGGAGATGGAGGGACTCGACGGGAAGGAGTTCGACGACGACACGCGGAAGATGCTCGGACTCGACGACATCGACGAGATCCTCGGCCAGATCGAGGAGTCCGCAGAGATGGACGTCGAGGAGCTCGAGAAGGAGGCCGAGGCCGTGAAGGCGGGCGACGCCGGCGCGAGCATCAAGTCCGCCGACGAGGTCATCGAAGAGATGGACGACGAGGAGGCGGCCGCGGAAATGGAAAAAGAGGAGTAA
- a CDS encoding endonuclease V yields the protein MDLARPDLRPDPSLSRDEMESLQREVAAAATFDDEHGLTPDAVAVDGATSLGDGLPPARDGPQERLDTGPASGNDHDPDAPVVVGVDQAFLTDRDDAPDAAVSAAVAFRDGDVVEYASATTPLSIPYVPGLLAFREGEPILAALDRLDAGPDLLACDGSGRIHFREAGLATHVGVLRDVPSVGVAKRLLCGEPDEPTDERLEGWRTPIRADDSVTTAEPGTAIGHALQSRQYPNSRRVNPLYVSPGHRVSAATATGLVKALCAGYKLPEPTRFADAHADAAKRDAE from the coding sequence ATGGACCTCGCGCGGCCCGACCTCCGACCGGACCCGTCCCTCTCGCGCGACGAGATGGAGTCCCTACAGCGCGAGGTCGCGGCGGCCGCGACGTTCGACGACGAGCACGGCCTGACGCCCGACGCGGTCGCCGTCGACGGGGCCACGTCGCTCGGTGACGGCCTGCCGCCGGCGCGCGACGGCCCGCAGGAACGACTCGACACGGGACCCGCCTCAGGGAACGACCACGACCCGGACGCCCCCGTGGTGGTCGGGGTCGACCAGGCGTTTCTCACCGACCGCGACGACGCGCCCGACGCCGCCGTCTCGGCCGCGGTGGCGTTCCGCGACGGCGACGTCGTCGAGTACGCGAGCGCGACGACGCCGCTGTCGATCCCGTACGTTCCCGGGCTGCTCGCGTTTCGGGAGGGCGAGCCGATACTGGCCGCTCTCGACCGTCTCGACGCGGGTCCCGACCTGCTGGCCTGTGACGGGTCAGGGCGGATCCACTTCCGCGAGGCCGGGCTCGCGACCCACGTCGGCGTCCTCCGCGACGTCCCGAGCGTCGGCGTCGCGAAGCGCCTCCTCTGTGGCGAGCCGGACGAGCCGACCGACGAGCGCCTCGAAGGCTGGCGGACGCCGATTCGCGCCGACGATTCGGTGACGACCGCCGAGCCGGGAACCGCGATCGGCCACGCGCTCCAGTCGCGACAGTACCCGAACAGCCGGCGTGTGAACCCGCTGTACGTCAGCCCCGGTCACCGCGTGTCGGCCGCGACCGCGACCGGCCTCGTCAAGGCGCTGTGTGCGGGCTACAAGCTCCCCGAGCCGACGCGGTTCGCTGACGCGCACGCCGACGCCGCGAAGCGGGACGCGGAGTGA
- a CDS encoding bacterio-opsin activator domain-containing protein — protein MANARALLVHPDEGSDRIETALNAAGFDVTRTETAASGVAKATAGEYDCVVSEYALAGDDGVELATAIEESDAGVPVVMFTETDEDGVPEAAFENGVDRFLQKNGSASIERLVADVSAVSSGSGAVEPRQDISDHEPSATEVTRAVEDAPIGISISDPDVQDYPLVYINDAWEEHTGYPVEEALGRNPRFLQGPGTDAETVEEIAEAIGNEEQVTVEIRNYRRDGTPFWNELTVAPVYDEEGDLAHYVGFQNDVSERKAAENLATERAEKLATERRALDRLLGRVNGLLSDISRILVENWDPDVIPERVCEVVADEPGYVGAWIGEVSSATGRFEVGAASGVAVEPGTTLDVGETPVEVREAIETEELRGGSIEGGDGGPLSPESAGGTQLLVVPLTYGKRRYGVLGIYGNGANVLDRRERKVCESVGKMIANGLHSVETTQILTTDRVCEIVVEISDPSSSLTRIADAVGGAVEHLGTTRLDDDAGELYFRVDGGDADLDQLSELPFVESMRPVSETNDGVSFAVTITESPPLAQLADHGGVVTEATATADAATLTIEAPPERDVRSILDVFRDEYEGVELRSRVERESRDRTVAEFAAAVDEQLTERQRAALKTAELNGYFEWPRPVDGSEIAERMDITRQTFHQHLRAAERKLVEAYVDPRSDE, from the coding sequence ATGGCGAACGCTCGGGCTCTGCTCGTCCACCCGGACGAGGGGAGCGATCGGATCGAGACGGCGCTCAATGCCGCGGGATTCGACGTGACGCGCACGGAGACCGCGGCGTCCGGAGTCGCGAAGGCGACGGCGGGCGAGTACGACTGCGTCGTCAGCGAGTACGCGCTGGCCGGGGACGACGGCGTCGAGTTAGCGACCGCGATCGAGGAGTCCGACGCCGGCGTGCCCGTGGTGATGTTCACCGAGACGGACGAGGATGGCGTCCCCGAGGCGGCCTTCGAGAACGGTGTCGACCGCTTTCTCCAGAAGAACGGGTCGGCGTCGATCGAGCGGCTCGTCGCCGACGTCTCCGCGGTCTCTTCGGGATCCGGCGCCGTAGAGCCGCGACAGGACATCTCCGACCACGAGCCGTCCGCGACGGAGGTGACGCGGGCCGTCGAGGACGCGCCGATCGGGATCAGCATCAGCGACCCGGACGTCCAGGACTACCCGCTCGTGTACATCAACGACGCCTGGGAGGAACACACCGGCTATCCGGTCGAGGAGGCGCTCGGTCGGAACCCCCGGTTCCTTCAGGGGCCCGGGACGGACGCGGAGACCGTCGAGGAGATCGCTGAGGCGATCGGGAACGAAGAGCAGGTGACCGTCGAGATCCGCAACTACCGACGCGACGGAACGCCCTTCTGGAACGAGTTGACGGTGGCCCCCGTCTACGACGAGGAGGGTGACTTGGCCCACTACGTCGGGTTCCAGAACGACGTCAGCGAGCGGAAGGCGGCCGAGAATCTCGCGACGGAGCGGGCCGAGAAGCTCGCGACGGAGCGCCGAGCGCTCGACAGGCTTCTCGGCCGGGTGAACGGTCTTCTCAGCGATATCAGCCGGATCCTCGTCGAGAACTGGGACCCGGACGTCATCCCGGAGCGGGTCTGCGAGGTCGTCGCCGACGAGCCGGGGTACGTCGGCGCCTGGATCGGGGAGGTCTCCTCGGCGACCGGGCGGTTCGAGGTAGGCGCCGCGAGCGGCGTCGCGGTCGAGCCGGGAACGACGCTCGACGTCGGGGAGACACCGGTCGAGGTCCGAGAGGCGATAGAGACGGAGGAGCTTCGAGGCGGGTCGATAGAGGGGGGCGACGGCGGGCCGCTCTCGCCGGAGTCCGCCGGCGGGACGCAGCTGCTCGTCGTCCCGCTCACCTACGGGAAGCGTCGGTACGGGGTGTTGGGGATCTACGGGAACGGCGCGAACGTCCTCGACCGACGGGAGCGGAAGGTGTGCGAGTCGGTCGGCAAGATGATCGCCAACGGTCTCCACTCCGTCGAGACGACGCAGATCCTCACAACCGATCGCGTCTGCGAAATCGTCGTGGAGATCAGCGATCCGTCGTCGTCGCTCACGCGGATCGCGGACGCGGTCGGCGGGGCGGTAGAACACCTCGGGACGACGCGGCTCGACGACGACGCCGGCGAGCTGTACTTCCGGGTTGACGGCGGCGACGCTGACCTCGACCAGCTCTCGGAGCTGCCGTTCGTCGAGTCGATGCGGCCGGTCTCGGAGACGAACGACGGCGTCAGCTTCGCCGTCACTATCACGGAGTCGCCGCCGCTCGCGCAGTTGGCCGATCACGGCGGCGTCGTCACCGAGGCGACCGCCACGGCGGACGCGGCGACGCTGACGATAGAGGCTCCTCCCGAGCGCGACGTCCGTTCGATCCTCGACGTGTTCCGCGACGAGTACGAGGGCGTCGAACTCCGGTCGCGCGTCGAGCGCGAGAGCCGCGACCGCACCGTCGCGGAGTTCGCGGCGGCGGTCGACGAGCAGCTCACCGAGCGACAGCGCGCGGCGCTGAAGACCGCCGAGCTGAACGGCTACTTCGAGTGGCCGCGACCGGTCGACGGGTCGGAGATCGCGGAGCGGATGGATATCACCCGGCAGACGTTCCACCAGCACCTCCGCGCGGCCGAGCGGAAGCTGGTCGAGGCGTACGTCGATCCCCGGTCGGACGAATGA
- a CDS encoding type I 3-dehydroquinate dehydratase has translation MFDDFVLAASTADLSEEPAAREHADAVEFRMDLADAPLDQLASYGGDLPLLVTNRASWEGGDADGLGRYDALSDAIGRDAVAAVDVELAALRGTHLGPTEASHATALRDAAREEGVAVVASVHDFESTPEPAALVDLLADAASEGDVGKLATTATAPTDALAMLEATHEATAAGHRVATMCMGEPGRHTRAVAPVYGSKIGYAPVDAADATAPGQYPLATLRRLVDDLRASDAGEPSDD, from the coding sequence ATGTTCGACGACTTCGTCCTCGCCGCGAGCACGGCCGACCTCTCCGAGGAGCCGGCGGCTCGCGAGCACGCCGACGCGGTGGAGTTCCGCATGGACCTCGCGGACGCCCCGCTCGACCAGCTGGCGAGCTACGGCGGCGACCTCCCGCTGCTCGTCACGAACCGGGCGTCGTGGGAGGGCGGCGATGCCGACGGGCTCGGGCGGTACGACGCGCTCTCGGACGCGATCGGTCGCGACGCGGTCGCCGCGGTCGACGTCGAACTCGCGGCGCTGCGCGGGACGCACCTCGGCCCGACCGAGGCGTCGCACGCGACTGCGCTCCGCGACGCGGCCCGCGAGGAGGGCGTCGCGGTCGTCGCGTCCGTCCACGACTTCGAGTCGACCCCCGAGCCCGCCGCGCTCGTGGACCTGCTCGCGGACGCCGCGAGCGAGGGCGACGTGGGGAAACTGGCGACGACCGCCACCGCCCCGACCGACGCGCTCGCCATGCTGGAGGCCACCCACGAGGCGACCGCGGCCGGCCACCGCGTCGCGACGATGTGCATGGGCGAACCGGGGCGTCACACCCGTGCCGTCGCGCCCGTCTACGGCTCCAAGATCGGGTACGCGCCGGTCGATGCCGCGGACGCGACCGCGCCCGGCCAGTACCCGCTCGCGACGCTCCGGCGGCTCGTGGACGACCTACGGGCGAGCGACGCCGGGGAGCCGAGCGACGACTGA
- a CDS encoding MarR family transcriptional regulator, with protein sequence MTEGFDGRKRETLRRFAAVGAAAPFVGTASASDGDANETREAIRGYVPTTPGAHFSKLRDDLRLGTGEAQHHLRKLEAAGTIESVKDADYRRFFPAGRFDETDKRALGYLRRETPRGMVLALLRDPDATGADLASALDVSRPTISAAAADLETAGLLDRTDGYALTEPERLLTLVVRYADSFDAEAVALADDAASLVAYDP encoded by the coding sequence GTGACAGAGGGGTTCGACGGACGGAAACGCGAGACGCTACGGCGGTTCGCCGCGGTCGGAGCCGCCGCGCCGTTCGTCGGAACCGCGAGCGCGAGCGACGGCGACGCCAACGAGACGCGAGAGGCGATCCGCGGCTACGTGCCGACGACCCCCGGCGCACACTTCTCGAAGCTCCGCGACGACCTCCGGCTCGGCACCGGCGAGGCGCAGCACCACCTCCGGAAGCTCGAGGCGGCGGGGACCATCGAGTCGGTGAAAGACGCCGACTACCGACGGTTCTTTCCGGCGGGCCGGTTCGACGAGACCGACAAGCGCGCGCTCGGCTACCTCCGTCGGGAGACGCCGCGGGGAATGGTCCTCGCGCTGTTGCGCGACCCGGACGCGACCGGCGCCGACCTCGCGAGCGCGCTCGACGTCTCCCGGCCGACGATAAGCGCCGCGGCCGCGGACCTGGAGACCGCGGGCCTGCTCGACCGGACCGACGGCTACGCGCTGACCGAGCCGGAGCGCCTGCTCACGCTCGTCGTTCGGTACGCGGACTCCTTCGACGCCGAGGCGGTCGCGCTCGCGGACGACGCCGCGTCGCTGGTCGCGTACGACCCGTAG
- a CDS encoding rhodanese-like domain-containing protein, whose translation MVETIAAAEFRDMLDARHRGDRSFAVVDTRPEESFAGWRVAGSVHYFYKPFHGFDRDDFERETGLSPADTVVTLCAKGKASHDFAAELDAAGYEDVVVVGDGMRGWSAVYDRTAVPLSDAPGSAPSLDVVQIQRRAKGCLGYLAVGGRQPGEADHVPGEAVRDDRVAVARSDGSNRVAVAVDVSRHGDEWVDAAAERDASIAAVLDTHVHADHLSGGRALADELGVPYYLPAAAAARDVAVDFELIGRNETLDIGGVDLKALATPGHTDDGASYLIGGSAVLTGDTLFTDSVGRTELQFSAGDEEGDTGGGAASAARRLYDSLYGTLLAEPDRVVVCPGHFAVASDGTTGDAVPGEPVVTTVGTARRGIGVLDLDREAFVERVTRTLPEKPPNYESVIAANRGVESPPDEAAAIELELGPNRCAAEPDEASTADDD comes from the coding sequence ATGGTCGAAACGATCGCCGCCGCCGAGTTCCGTGACATGCTTGACGCCCGCCACCGCGGTGACCGCTCGTTCGCTGTGGTCGACACGCGGCCCGAGGAGAGCTTCGCGGGGTGGCGCGTGGCCGGCTCGGTCCACTACTTCTACAAGCCGTTCCACGGGTTCGACCGCGACGACTTCGAGCGCGAGACCGGGCTCTCGCCCGCCGACACCGTCGTCACGCTGTGCGCGAAGGGGAAGGCGTCGCACGACTTCGCCGCAGAACTCGACGCCGCCGGCTACGAGGACGTGGTGGTCGTCGGCGACGGCATGCGCGGCTGGTCCGCCGTCTACGACCGGACCGCGGTGCCGCTGTCCGACGCGCCCGGCTCCGCCCCGTCGCTCGACGTCGTCCAGATCCAGCGCCGCGCGAAGGGATGTCTCGGGTATCTCGCGGTCGGCGGCCGCCAACCGGGCGAGGCGGACCACGTGCCGGGCGAGGCAGTCAGAGACGACCGTGTCGCCGTCGCTCGTTCCGACGGCTCCAACCGCGTCGCCGTCGCTGTCGACGTCTCCAGACACGGCGACGAGTGGGTCGACGCGGCCGCCGAGCGCGACGCGTCGATCGCGGCGGTCCTCGACACCCACGTCCACGCCGACCACCTCTCCGGCGGTCGGGCGCTCGCGGACGAACTGGGCGTTCCCTACTACCTGCCCGCCGCGGCCGCCGCCCGCGACGTGGCCGTCGACTTCGAACTGATCGGGCGCAACGAGACGCTCGACATCGGCGGGGTCGACCTGAAGGCGCTCGCGACGCCCGGCCACACCGACGACGGCGCGAGCTACCTCATCGGCGGAAGCGCGGTCCTCACTGGCGACACGCTCTTCACCGACAGCGTCGGCCGGACGGAACTCCAGTTCTCCGCGGGCGATGAGGAGGGGGACACCGGCGGGGGCGCGGCGAGTGCGGCCCGCCGTCTCTACGACTCGCTCTACGGGACGCTGCTCGCGGAGCCGGACCGCGTCGTCGTCTGTCCCGGCCACTTCGCGGTCGCGAGCGACGGGACGACCGGCGACGCCGTCCCGGGCGAACCGGTCGTCACGACGGTCGGGACCGCGCGCCGCGGGATCGGGGTCCTCGACCTCGACCGGGAGGCGTTCGTCGAGCGGGTCACCCGAACGCTCCCCGAGAAGCCGCCGAACTACGAGTCGGTGATCGCGGCCAACCGCGGCGTCGAGTCGCCGCCGGACGAGGCCGCGGCGATCGAACTCGAACTCGGGCCGAACCGCTGTGCGGCCGAGCCGGACGAGGCGTCGACCGCGGACGACGACTGA
- a CDS encoding helical backbone metal receptor: protein MSAPRVVSLAPSATATVAALGAADHLVGVTAHCDLPDDAAPGSAHGDGSPTVVGGWLNPDLDRVVALDPAVVLTSDALQADLADACRDRGLDVAHREPSTLDDAVDGFAARGSDVARPEAGERLAADTRDRLDRVAGAVADRPRPTVYCEEWSDPPMAAGNWVPDAVRAAGGRYPFVDPGERSREVDPAAVAAADPDHVVVHVCGRGDRVDPETVESRDWAVDAPVSVIDDSLLNQPSPALLDGVERLARLLHPEAFSVAGDDADV, encoded by the coding sequence ATGTCCGCCCCCCGGGTCGTCTCGCTCGCCCCGAGCGCGACCGCGACGGTCGCCGCGCTCGGGGCGGCCGACCACCTCGTCGGCGTCACCGCTCACTGCGATCTCCCGGACGACGCGGCCCCCGGGTCCGCGCACGGCGACGGGTCCCCGACCGTCGTCGGCGGCTGGCTGAACCCCGACCTCGACCGCGTCGTCGCCCTCGATCCCGCGGTCGTCCTCACGAGCGACGCGCTTCAAGCCGACCTCGCGGACGCCTGTCGCGACCGCGGTCTCGACGTCGCGCACCGCGAGCCGTCGACCCTCGACGACGCGGTCGACGGGTTTGCCGCCCGCGGGAGCGACGTCGCCCGGCCCGAGGCGGGGGAGCGACTCGCGGCCGACACCCGCGACCGACTCGACCGGGTCGCCGGGGCGGTCGCGGACCGCCCCCGGCCGACGGTGTACTGCGAGGAGTGGTCCGACCCGCCGATGGCGGCCGGCAACTGGGTCCCCGACGCCGTGCGCGCCGCGGGGGGTCGCTACCCGTTCGTCGACCCGGGCGAGCGCTCTCGGGAGGTCGATCCCGCCGCGGTCGCGGCCGCCGACCCCGACCACGTCGTCGTCCACGTCTGCGGCCGCGGCGACCGCGTCGACCCCGAAACGGTGGAATCGCGCGACTGGGCCGTCGACGCCCCAGTCAGCGTGATCGACGACTCGCTCCTCAACCAGCCGAGCCCCGCCCTCCTCGACGGCGTCGAGCGGCTGGCGCGGTTGCTCCATCCCGAGGCGTTTTCGGTCGCCGGCGACGACGCCGACGTATGA
- a CDS encoding rhomboid family intramembrane serine protease, protein MATCDVCGEYENLPYQCKRCGQTFCAEHRLPENHDCPGLAEWNDPGGVFDSGFDESVEAGAAGGTGGAGGGAGSGGGGAIDRVKRRIDRETGTGGIVGYFRNNATYAILLAMWVTFLAQWVVTLTLGEVTHSQIFVLRSDAIGRVWTWATSVLSHSRFGLFHIIGNSIVILFFGPLVERAVGSKKFVGFFFVSGMLAGLGHVLFAVATNAPTTGVLGASGAGFAILGVLTVWRPNMQVLLFFVVPMKIKYLTWGIAVISAVLVVQSGTGGVGGIAHLAHLIGFGIGLAFGKRNEGLARSAGGAGGVSMGGARGPGGPGGPGGPGGRF, encoded by the coding sequence ATGGCGACGTGCGACGTGTGCGGGGAGTACGAGAACCTCCCGTACCAGTGTAAGCGGTGCGGCCAGACGTTCTGTGCCGAACACCGACTACCGGAGAACCACGACTGCCCGGGCCTCGCAGAGTGGAACGACCCCGGCGGCGTCTTCGACAGCGGCTTCGACGAGAGCGTCGAGGCCGGGGCCGCGGGCGGCACCGGCGGCGCGGGCGGCGGAGCCGGGAGCGGCGGCGGGGGCGCGATCGACCGCGTCAAGCGCCGGATCGACCGCGAGACCGGCACTGGGGGGATCGTGGGTTACTTCCGCAACAACGCGACGTACGCGATCCTGCTGGCAATGTGGGTCACGTTCCTCGCGCAGTGGGTCGTGACGCTGACGCTCGGAGAAGTCACACACAGCCAGATCTTCGTCCTCAGATCGGACGCGATCGGGCGCGTGTGGACGTGGGCCACGTCGGTGCTGTCGCACTCGCGGTTCGGGCTGTTCCACATCATCGGCAACAGCATCGTCATCCTGTTCTTCGGTCCCCTCGTCGAGCGCGCCGTGGGCTCGAAGAAGTTCGTCGGGTTCTTCTTCGTCTCGGGGATGCTCGCCGGTCTCGGCCACGTGCTCTTCGCGGTCGCGACGAACGCCCCGACGACGGGCGTCCTCGGCGCCAGCGGCGCCGGGTTCGCGATTCTGGGCGTGCTCACCGTCTGGCGGCCGAACATGCAGGTGCTCCTCTTTTTCGTGGTTCCGATGAAGATCAAGTACCTCACGTGGGGGATCGCGGTGATATCCGCGGTCCTCGTCGTCCAGAGCGGCACCGGCGGCGTCGGCGGTATCGCCCACCTCGCGCACCTGATCGGGTTCGGAATCGGCCTCGCGTTCGGCAAGCGCAACGAGGGGCTCGCGCGCTCGGCGGGCGGCGCGGGCGGCGTCTCGATGGGCGGCGCGCGCGGTCCCGGCGGTCCCGGAGGCCCGGGCGGTCCCGGCGGGCGGTTCTGA